A single genomic interval of Antarcticibacterium arcticum harbors:
- a CDS encoding 3-keto-disaccharide hydrolase — protein sequence MKKFPILIFLLGAFIFSHPLKAQNTSIYAQEGYVSLFNGKDLSGWKIPDGDGGHWSVIDGVIDYDARSEAKGDKSLWSEKEYKDFKLHVEWRFKGYGDHLFPLPTILPTGEYLLDEKGNIIEPLGPNSDSGILLKGAGQVQMWCWSVGSGELWTVRNDKSLPAEVRAAAVPSENADQPVGQWNSFDIILKGKRITVILNGITVIDNALYPSMEETGPIGLQHHGGIHKETGKMTGASSLVQFRNIWIKEL from the coding sequence ATGAAAAAATTTCCAATTTTAATATTTCTTCTGGGTGCATTTATTTTTTCACATCCTTTAAAGGCTCAGAATACCTCAATATATGCCCAGGAAGGTTATGTGAGCCTGTTCAATGGGAAAGATCTAAGTGGGTGGAAAATTCCTGATGGTGATGGTGGTCACTGGAGCGTAATAGACGGGGTAATAGATTACGACGCCCGTTCAGAAGCGAAAGGAGATAAAAGCCTTTGGAGTGAGAAAGAGTATAAAGATTTTAAACTGCATGTTGAATGGAGATTTAAAGGTTATGGCGATCACTTATTTCCCCTGCCCACTATATTGCCGACTGGAGAATATTTGCTTGATGAGAAAGGTAATATTATAGAACCCCTCGGACCAAATTCAGATTCGGGGATATTGCTGAAAGGAGCAGGGCAGGTACAAATGTGGTGCTGGTCTGTAGGTTCGGGCGAATTATGGACGGTAAGAAATGATAAATCCTTACCTGCTGAAGTGAGGGCGGCTGCAGTACCTTCTGAAAACGCAGATCAACCGGTAGGGCAATGGAATTCTTTTGATATCATATTGAAGGGAAAAAGAATCACGGTAATTCTTAATGGAATAACTGTAATAGACAATGCGTTGTATCCTTCAATGGAAGAAACCGGCCCTATTGGTTTACAACATCATGGGGGCATTCATAAAGAGACGGGTAAAATGACAGGGGCGTCAAGTCTGGTACAATTTCGCAATATCTGGATCAAGGAACTTTAA
- a CDS encoding T9SS type A sorting domain-containing protein, with amino-acid sequence MLVHHYLSNSKTPAGAPNFHDRFYNTLNNMGFPQQTRNIAVSNGIANGIGINTPNQNYFNGEIETGANFPIIGIGADAKMKFSPERGETNKVFDFRAKIRFLVFDITVYRRFKEVTSNNVLGSYENSPGGFYTVENKINKFLGADGVFNTNETLLTGLIFKARAEISTPRFSYIPVKSSLAYSGENLDLYDDFSTRNLVCSGETPFDSYYTAKNDNERHITLNSNSANYIIDEINGIHRDPNVEPSSENLNGPELICGQSTYTFDACAGSISSWSVSSNLIIENNTPHSVTVKPKYSTSKGAGYIAASSATGAVSTKQVYVGEPDANLPQAPTICTNQFMMDPYTLPASEGADTYRLVSSSPYLQIDGQSEVTYTNAPTSVYFTATQAGFYLVELFTTNSCGTSRGAMYVTAENCTDMGFESYTVYPNPASEEVFIEDVSKRENNASPQGATYSQQNRLGELYDFRGNLVKTIPIQTQAAITRMEVSNLKAGLYFLKIQVRNEEEVYKIIVAH; translated from the coding sequence ATGTTGGTTCATCATTATTTGTCCAATTCTAAAACGCCTGCTGGTGCACCAAATTTTCACGACAGGTTTTATAATACCTTAAACAATATGGGTTTTCCCCAGCAAACCCGAAACATTGCAGTTTCAAACGGTATAGCAAACGGAATTGGTATCAATACCCCAAATCAAAACTATTTTAATGGGGAAATAGAAACCGGGGCAAATTTTCCAATAATTGGTATAGGAGCTGATGCTAAAATGAAATTTAGCCCAGAGCGGGGAGAAACCAATAAAGTTTTTGATTTTAGGGCAAAAATAAGATTTCTTGTATTTGACATAACCGTTTATAGAAGGTTTAAAGAGGTAACCTCTAATAATGTTCTTGGAAGTTATGAAAACAGTCCCGGTGGTTTTTATACGGTAGAAAACAAAATCAATAAATTCCTTGGAGCCGATGGTGTGTTTAATACCAATGAAACGTTATTGACAGGATTGATTTTCAAGGCCCGCGCAGAAATTTCTACACCCAGATTTTCCTATATTCCGGTAAAAAGCTCCCTGGCTTATTCCGGAGAAAATCTTGATTTATATGATGATTTTTCAACCCGTAATTTGGTATGCAGTGGGGAAACCCCTTTTGACAGTTATTATACTGCGAAGAATGATAATGAAAGGCATATAACATTAAATTCCAATAGTGCAAATTACATTATTGACGAAATAAATGGTATTCACAGAGATCCAAACGTTGAGCCAAGTTCAGAAAACTTAAATGGGCCTGAATTAATCTGTGGTCAATCTACCTATACTTTTGATGCCTGTGCAGGAAGTATTTCGAGTTGGTCGGTTTCTTCAAATTTAATAATAGAAAACAACACTCCTCATTCTGTAACGGTGAAACCAAAATATTCCACAAGCAAGGGAGCAGGATATATTGCGGCTTCGAGTGCAACAGGTGCTGTATCTACGAAACAAGTTTACGTAGGCGAGCCCGATGCCAATTTACCTCAGGCCCCAACTATCTGTACCAACCAATTTATGATGGATCCTTACACCCTACCTGCCTCAGAAGGGGCAGACACCTATCGTCTGGTTTCTTCCTCTCCCTATTTACAAATAGATGGGCAAAGCGAGGTTACCTATACTAATGCTCCAACCTCAGTTTATTTTACCGCTACCCAGGCAGGCTTTTATCTTGTAGAATTGTTTACAACCAACTCTTGTGGAACAAGCAGGGGTGCCATGTATGTAACGGCAGAGAATTGTACCGATATGGGTTTTGAAAGTTATACTGTGTATCCCAATCCCGCATCAGAGGAGGTTTTTATCGAAGATGTCTCAAAGAGGGAAAACAATGCATCGCCACAAGGTGCGACATATTCACAACAAAACCGGCTGGGAGAATTGTATGACTTTAGGGGCAACCTCGTTAAAACAATTCCGATACAAACCCAGGCCGCCATCACCAGGATGGAGGTTTCCAATTTAAAGGCCGGTCTATATTTTCTAAAAATTCAAGTTAGAAACGAGGAGGAGGTTTATAAAATAATTGTGGCACATTAG
- a CDS encoding esterase/lipase family protein, with translation MKQFYILICLLFSTNFFAQDITPEIDTKLQLLDKNYIITDILYDRVFPLANLVEFNQISSDTSHINHFYRAYSEIQTADYTNRWGTLQTFKANAENETSSIPIGIINVDFEYMDEEAISDNLLDIQGQDSLLVDVPNRPRSPYIKTKALVISPLTTDTKSITANFKLDNSFNIQGSNITIQSLQADFGNGQGYQSLSLSGQKSVTFNSTGLHNLKFKVTFSNGSVKYTYAKIRVNSSPSITKISENDTKSRTTTEFCYDDIITASRGFQGYDETIAYKGLGEFTVYKGGSFYDKPIIVLDGFDPFEGTDKGVDATKIYSQFLSFNGGSSNLGSNLRNQGFDIIPLNFINGEQNDGSIIKGGTDYIERNAMVLVELIERINTSSCWSNVQPIKVIGFSMGGLIGRYALRYMEQNNIPHNADLFISIDSPIMAQ, from the coding sequence ATGAAGCAATTTTACATATTAATATGTCTACTTTTTTCCACGAACTTCTTTGCCCAGGATATTACGCCTGAGATAGATACCAAATTACAATTATTAGACAAAAATTACATAATCACTGATATTTTGTATGATCGCGTTTTCCCTTTGGCTAATCTTGTGGAGTTTAATCAGATTTCCAGTGACACCTCACATATCAACCATTTTTATCGGGCCTATTCTGAAATTCAAACAGCCGATTACACTAATAGATGGGGAACATTACAAACCTTTAAAGCCAATGCGGAAAACGAAACCTCTTCTATTCCCATCGGAATTATAAATGTGGATTTTGAATATATGGATGAGGAGGCGATCTCTGATAATTTACTGGATATCCAGGGACAGGACAGTTTACTAGTAGATGTGCCCAACCGTCCCCGTAGCCCTTATATTAAAACAAAAGCCTTGGTAATTAGCCCCCTGACAACAGATACCAAAAGCATAACCGCAAATTTTAAATTGGACAATAGCTTTAATATACAGGGTTCCAATATTACCATTCAAAGTTTACAGGCCGATTTTGGGAATGGCCAGGGGTACCAAAGCTTATCTTTATCAGGCCAAAAAAGTGTGACTTTTAATTCCACAGGCTTACACAACCTTAAATTCAAAGTCACCTTTTCCAATGGCAGCGTTAAATACACTTACGCCAAAATAAGGGTAAATTCCTCACCGTCCATTACCAAAATTTCCGAGAATGATACAAAGAGCCGTACTACAACTGAATTCTGTTATGACGATATAATAACGGCATCCCGAGGCTTCCAGGGTTATGATGAAACTATAGCTTACAAAGGGTTAGGAGAATTTACTGTTTACAAAGGAGGTTCCTTTTATGATAAACCTATAATTGTACTGGATGGTTTTGATCCTTTTGAGGGGACGGATAAAGGTGTTGATGCTACAAAAATTTATAGTCAATTTTTATCTTTTAATGGTGGATCAAGTAATTTAGGATCCAATTTGCGAAATCAGGGCTTTGATATAATCCCATTAAATTTTATCAATGGCGAACAAAATGATGGTAGTATCATCAAGGGTGGGACAGATTATATTGAGCGCAATGCCATGGTGCTGGTAGAACTTATTGAACGCATAAACACTTCTTCGTGCTGGAGCAATGTGCAGCCAATTAAAGTAATTGGTTTCAGCATGGGAGGCTTAATAGGGCGGTACGCCTTAAGGTATATGGAGCAAAACAACATTCCCCATAATGCCGATTTGTTTATATCTATAGATTCCCCCATAATGGCGCAGTAG
- a CDS encoding 3-keto-disaccharide hydrolase: MKKVILSFVGLILLGACKNKQTEPIQNNAIVTESTTQPEDEGEWLYLSEGEAARGWRAYNEKEGLPEGWVIENGIISSLGKGGDIGGDIVFGNDSFGEFELLLEWKIAKGGNSGIFYHVVEGEEYEAPYFTGPEYQIRDHDANNGDPLHILGADYGMYKPTYAEDVVDRSGQWNSSRIIFTNKKVTYYLNGQKTVEFVPWSSDWNHRKATGKWKDFPEYGEAKTGLIGLQDHGSEIYFRNIRIKKL; encoded by the coding sequence ATGAAAAAAGTGATTTTAAGTTTTGTTGGCCTTATTCTTTTAGGGGCTTGTAAAAATAAACAAACTGAACCAATACAGAATAATGCCATAGTTACAGAAAGTACCACACAACCGGAAGACGAAGGGGAGTGGCTCTATTTATCTGAGGGCGAAGCTGCCAGGGGTTGGAGGGCTTATAATGAAAAAGAAGGACTACCGGAAGGTTGGGTCATTGAGAATGGCATCATAAGTTCCCTTGGAAAAGGAGGTGATATTGGGGGAGATATTGTTTTTGGTAATGACAGTTTCGGCGAATTTGAACTATTATTGGAATGGAAGATCGCGAAGGGCGGTAACAGTGGGATCTTTTACCATGTTGTGGAAGGCGAAGAGTATGAAGCTCCCTACTTCACAGGGCCGGAGTATCAAATTCGCGATCATGATGCTAATAATGGAGATCCCCTGCATATCCTGGGAGCCGACTACGGGATGTATAAACCCACCTATGCCGAAGATGTTGTAGATAGATCTGGACAATGGAATTCGAGCAGGATCATATTCACAAACAAAAAAGTAACTTATTATTTAAATGGTCAAAAAACCGTTGAATTTGTTCCCTGGTCCAGTGACTGGAACCACCGGAAAGCCACAGGAAAATGGAAGGATTTTCCCGAATATGGAGAGGCAAAAACCGGATTGATAGGCCTGCAGGACCATGGAAGTGAAATTTATTTCAGAAACATCAGGATCAAAAAACTCTGA
- a CDS encoding NAD(P)/FAD-dependent oxidoreductase: MKKEIAEVLIIGAGPSGMVAAAYLHNQGINVKVVEKAIFPRFSIGESLIPQCMDNLEEAGLLEAVKKIGFQKKFGARFIKGDKVGEFDFSKKYGQGWDWTWQVPRADFDMALAEEVKSQGVEIRFNTEVVKVEFNGTKSVTTLINSEGKLSQVEAGFIIDASGFGRVLAGQLGLEAPPQIAAHSSIFTHIKETNRPTGKEGELITFEVLDTGVWFWYFPFSNGNSSLGFVAPNSWFKEFPQDNALALKEMLGKLEFYKGRFNDYSFLFPPKKVENISKNVTRLYGEGYVLTGNSAEFLDPVFSSGVSFATASGLLAAKLVVKELKNEKPDWETEYVDYLKRGIDVFSTYVTEWYTGNLQKIIFHPSPSPEIKAQICAVLAGYVWDESNPFVKKHKRIVRNVAKLIEMEEKTGIPAKS; this comes from the coding sequence ATGAAAAAGGAAATTGCAGAAGTACTCATAATTGGCGCAGGGCCATCGGGAATGGTGGCTGCCGCATATCTTCATAATCAGGGTATTAATGTAAAAGTGGTGGAAAAAGCAATTTTTCCGAGATTCAGCATTGGAGAAAGTCTCATCCCGCAATGTATGGATAACCTGGAGGAAGCAGGTTTGCTGGAGGCGGTAAAGAAAATTGGTTTTCAGAAGAAATTTGGTGCCCGGTTTATAAAAGGAGATAAGGTAGGGGAATTCGATTTCAGCAAAAAATATGGACAAGGCTGGGACTGGACCTGGCAGGTGCCCCGTGCCGATTTTGATATGGCTTTAGCCGAAGAGGTGAAAAGCCAGGGAGTCGAGATACGTTTTAATACCGAAGTTGTCAAGGTGGAATTTAATGGGACAAAGTCTGTTACCACCCTCATAAACTCTGAAGGGAAATTATCTCAAGTCGAGGCCGGTTTCATTATAGATGCAAGCGGATTTGGAAGAGTGCTCGCGGGACAATTAGGCCTTGAAGCCCCGCCGCAGATAGCAGCACACTCCTCTATTTTTACCCATATCAAAGAAACAAATCGGCCCACCGGGAAAGAAGGCGAGCTTATCACTTTTGAAGTATTAGACACCGGAGTGTGGTTCTGGTATTTTCCTTTTTCCAATGGCAATTCCAGCCTGGGATTTGTAGCCCCTAATTCCTGGTTTAAAGAATTCCCCCAGGATAATGCTTTAGCATTGAAAGAAATGCTGGGAAAACTGGAGTTTTATAAAGGCAGATTTAACGATTATTCTTTTTTATTTCCACCCAAAAAAGTGGAGAATATTTCAAAAAATGTCACCCGGTTATATGGTGAAGGTTATGTTTTAACCGGCAATAGTGCCGAATTCTTGGACCCTGTATTTTCTTCAGGGGTTTCCTTTGCCACCGCATCGGGTCTTCTGGCCGCAAAACTGGTGGTAAAGGAATTAAAAAACGAAAAGCCCGACTGGGAAACTGAGTATGTGGATTATTTAAAACGGGGAATTGATGTTTTCTCAACCTATGTAACCGAATGGTATACCGGTAATTTACAAAAGATCATTTTTCATCCCTCTCCAAGTCCTGAGATCAAAGCACAAATTTGTGCCGTACTGGCAGGATATGTTTGGGATGAGAGTAATCCCTTTGTAAAAAAACATAAGCGGATTGTTAGGAATGTTGCCAAACTTATCGAAATGGAAGAAAAAACCGGAATACCGGCAAAAAGTTAA
- a CDS encoding site-specific integrase, translated as MPDFTTFSILFFTRKVNRNSQNLSIYARITVNGKCSEMSLQRKTLVNEWDSSKGRLKGTTPRIKKLNSYLEQVYSKLLDTHKKLLDKDSLITAVKVKASYLGLDEDHKTLKDIVAYHNDKMKDILKWGTLKNYYTTANYLEEFLSKNKRTDNIFLKHINYQFITEFEMFLRSYSPKKDRKTCGTNGTMKHLERLKKLLNLAIKLEWLEKNPFRSYSFKFEKNDRQFLTERELHILEETIFSSESLERVKDMFLFSCYSGLSYIDLKELTTDQIVKGMDGKDWIYTKREKTQQSVKIPLLESAKGIIKKYQEQRLMETKEVFPVISNQKINKYLKDIMDSLGIRKNITFHSARHTFATVITLSNGVPIETVSKLLGHTKISTTQIYARVLENKLSSDISKLDQIIGEKRKVNSK; from the coding sequence ATGCCTGATTTTACTACTTTCTCAATACTTTTCTTTACCCGAAAAGTGAACCGGAATTCTCAAAACTTATCCATTTACGCAAGGATTACCGTAAATGGAAAATGCTCAGAAATGAGCCTTCAACGGAAAACTTTGGTGAATGAATGGGATAGTTCCAAAGGAAGACTTAAAGGAACAACTCCCAGAATTAAAAAATTGAATAGCTATCTGGAACAGGTGTATTCAAAACTCCTCGATACCCATAAAAAACTATTAGATAAAGATTCTTTGATTACCGCTGTTAAGGTTAAAGCTTCATACCTAGGCCTCGATGAAGATCACAAGACTTTAAAAGACATAGTGGCTTATCATAATGATAAAATGAAAGATATCCTGAAATGGGGAACGCTTAAAAACTATTACACCACAGCTAACTATCTTGAAGAATTTTTAAGTAAGAATAAAAGAACTGATAACATTTTTTTAAAACATATCAATTACCAGTTCATCACAGAGTTTGAAATGTTCCTCAGAAGCTACAGCCCGAAAAAAGATCGGAAGACCTGCGGAACAAATGGAACTATGAAGCACTTGGAAAGACTTAAAAAACTCCTGAATCTGGCGATCAAATTAGAATGGCTTGAGAAAAACCCCTTTAGGAGCTACAGCTTCAAATTTGAAAAGAATGATAGGCAGTTTCTAACGGAGCGTGAACTGCATATTTTGGAAGAAACTATTTTTTCCAGTGAATCCTTGGAAAGAGTTAAGGATATGTTTTTATTCTCCTGCTATTCGGGTTTATCTTACATTGATTTAAAAGAGCTTACTACGGATCAAATTGTCAAAGGCATGGATGGCAAAGATTGGATTTATACCAAACGAGAAAAGACCCAGCAATCTGTAAAGATCCCCTTGCTCGAATCCGCTAAGGGAATTATTAAAAAATATCAGGAACAGCGTTTAATGGAGACTAAAGAAGTTTTCCCGGTTATTTCAAACCAGAAAATCAATAAGTATTTAAAAGACATAATGGATAGTTTAGGTATAAGGAAGAATATCACCTTTCACTCAGCTCGACATACCTTTGCTACTGTCATAACTCTCTCCAACGGAGTTCCTATTGAAACTGTTTCAAAATTATTAGGGCATACAAAGATCTCCACTACTCAAATTTATGCCCGAGTTTTAGAAAATAAATTGAGTTCAGATATCAGTAAACTGGATCAAATTATTGGAGAAAAGCGCAAGGTTAATAGCAAATAA
- a CDS encoding HAL/PAL/TAL family ammonia-lyase → MLHIKNALNFESFFHVLFQDSKIELDELVMERISQSFDFLKEFSENKIIYGVNTGFGPMAQYRIKDKDRKQLQYNLIRSHASGMGKPMEPLYVKALMLARLNTLALGKSGIHPSAVLIMQELINKNITPVIYEHGGVGASGDLVQLAHLALVLIGEGEVFYKGKRRNTSEVFSEENILPIKVELREGLALMNGTSAMTGIGIVNVIYAQRLLNWSIFCSAAINEIVEAYDDHLSEELNSSKLHVGQQKVAAKMRDHLKDSQLTRDRNEHLYSGKNPEKDYFKEKVQEYYSLRCVPQVLGPVYDTIDYTRNILIEEVNSANDNPIIDVTRQQVYHGGNFHGDYVALEMDKLKLVITKLSMLAERQLNYLLNNKLNNILPPFVNLGKLGLNFGMQGAQFSAVSTSAENQMLSTSMYIHSIPNNNDNQDIVSMGTNAANTTKTVINNAFEVLAVEVVTIIQALRHLEFNGKLSSKTKLKVEIFKEIIPEIKEDFPLSATLEAVKDYIKENDAYRVGS, encoded by the coding sequence ATGCTTCACATTAAAAATGCCCTTAATTTTGAAAGTTTTTTCCATGTACTTTTTCAGGACAGTAAAATTGAACTGGATGAGCTGGTCATGGAGAGGATCTCGCAGAGCTTCGATTTCCTGAAGGAATTTTCAGAAAACAAGATCATTTATGGGGTGAACACCGGTTTTGGACCTATGGCCCAGTACAGGATCAAGGATAAAGATCGCAAACAGCTTCAATATAACCTTATAAGAAGTCACGCCTCCGGTATGGGGAAACCCATGGAGCCATTATATGTCAAGGCTTTAATGCTCGCGCGGTTAAATACCCTGGCACTGGGAAAATCTGGCATTCATCCATCTGCGGTTTTAATAATGCAGGAGCTTATCAATAAGAATATTACTCCTGTAATCTACGAACACGGTGGGGTAGGAGCTTCGGGTGACCTTGTGCAACTTGCACACCTGGCGTTGGTGCTTATTGGAGAAGGCGAAGTTTTTTATAAGGGGAAACGCAGGAATACATCTGAAGTTTTTTCTGAAGAAAATATCCTGCCAATAAAAGTAGAATTGCGGGAAGGCCTGGCCCTTATGAACGGAACATCTGCCATGACGGGAATAGGCATCGTAAATGTGATCTATGCCCAAAGGTTATTGAACTGGTCTATCTTTTGTTCGGCAGCCATTAATGAGATCGTAGAAGCCTATGACGACCATCTTTCAGAAGAATTGAATAGCTCGAAGTTGCATGTGGGTCAGCAAAAAGTGGCAGCTAAAATGAGAGATCATTTAAAGGACAGCCAACTTACGAGAGACCGGAATGAGCATTTATACAGCGGTAAAAATCCTGAAAAGGATTACTTCAAGGAAAAAGTACAGGAATATTACAGCCTGCGCTGCGTACCACAGGTACTGGGGCCGGTATATGATACTATAGATTATACCCGTAATATTTTAATTGAAGAAGTAAACTCGGCCAATGACAATCCAATAATAGACGTAACTCGCCAACAGGTGTACCACGGCGGAAATTTTCATGGGGATTATGTAGCCCTTGAAATGGATAAATTAAAACTGGTAATCACAAAACTGAGTATGCTTGCTGAAAGGCAACTCAATTACCTTCTCAATAATAAACTGAACAATATTTTGCCTCCTTTTGTAAATCTTGGTAAACTGGGATTGAATTTTGGAATGCAGGGAGCCCAGTTTAGTGCTGTTTCTACATCTGCTGAAAATCAAATGCTTTCCACCTCCATGTATATTCACAGTATCCCTAATAATAATGACAATCAGGATATTGTAAGTATGGGAACAAATGCTGCCAATACTACCAAAACTGTGATAAATAACGCCTTTGAGGTACTTGCGGTAGAGGTGGTAACTATAATCCAGGCCTTGCGGCACCTGGAATTCAATGGAAAATTATCTTCTAAAACCAAATTGAAAGTGGAGATCTTTAAAGAGATCATTCCTGAAATTAAAGAGGATTTCCCGCTATCTGCCACCCTCGAAGCGGTAAAGGATTATATCAAAGAAAACGATGCTTACCGGGTGGGTAGTTAA
- a CDS encoding Gfo/Idh/MocA family oxidoreductase — protein sequence MNKLDRRTFISRTAIAGIGLSIIPSHVLGGTGVTTPNNKINVALIGAGTQAMKMLPEWLVRDELQFTSVCDPNRESMDYPLWGSPQGETHGAAGGREVAKRFINEFYARKTGKSSYDAVTTYADFRELLEKEKDLDAVFIMTPDHLHATIAMAAIKKNLFIATHKPISNFMNETRLTCDAARESGLASHCFAFKNPKEFYVMQNLINSGAIGEIKEFHRWTNRPMWPQGSPYLPDPASVPEGFDWQLWLGPSVDRPYSPAYTHTVFRGWYEFGAGCMADMGYYGFWKDWRILNLGKPDNAEGNHSKVSQVKDFRSMWVENNVSYPHAGNANWEIPVQGENRTMDVYWYEGGIRPRTPKYLVKTGKKIGGDGVMFIGENGSIISGYAYEEPLLFDARGNLQKTPEFSLQGADLRDENTEMIDAFLGKKSSRGSIESVQNVAETICLGNLAIRMGDRLEWDIDNMKVTNNEKANQYVSRNYRPGWEL from the coding sequence ATGAACAAATTAGACCGAAGAACTTTTATCTCCCGTACCGCAATTGCCGGTATAGGATTGAGTATTATTCCCTCTCACGTATTGGGAGGAACTGGGGTTACCACTCCCAACAATAAAATTAATGTGGCCTTGATAGGTGCCGGTACCCAGGCCATGAAAATGCTGCCGGAGTGGCTGGTACGAGATGAGCTTCAATTTACCAGTGTGTGCGATCCAAACCGTGAAAGTATGGATTATCCCTTATGGGGTTCACCCCAGGGGGAAACTCATGGGGCTGCAGGCGGAAGGGAAGTTGCAAAAAGGTTTATCAATGAATTCTATGCCAGGAAAACAGGAAAATCCTCTTATGACGCTGTCACAACCTATGCCGATTTTCGGGAGCTTCTTGAAAAAGAAAAGGATCTGGATGCCGTATTTATAATGACACCAGATCATCTCCATGCGACCATTGCTATGGCCGCAATTAAAAAGAACCTATTTATCGCTACCCATAAGCCAATATCCAATTTTATGAATGAGACCCGGTTAACCTGTGATGCAGCAAGGGAAAGTGGTCTCGCATCTCATTGTTTTGCATTTAAAAACCCAAAAGAGTTTTATGTAATGCAAAATCTTATTAACAGTGGTGCAATAGGTGAAATTAAGGAATTTCATCGCTGGACCAATCGTCCCATGTGGCCACAAGGCTCTCCTTATTTACCAGATCCCGCATCTGTTCCTGAAGGTTTTGACTGGCAATTGTGGTTAGGACCTTCAGTTGACCGACCTTATTCCCCCGCCTATACCCATACGGTTTTTAGAGGCTGGTACGAATTTGGGGCAGGCTGTATGGCCGATATGGGGTATTATGGTTTCTGGAAAGATTGGAGGATCCTAAATCTGGGAAAACCTGATAACGCAGAAGGAAACCATAGCAAGGTCTCCCAGGTTAAAGACTTTAGAAGTATGTGGGTAGAAAATAATGTAAGTTATCCTCATGCCGGTAATGCTAATTGGGAGATCCCTGTCCAGGGAGAAAATAGAACCATGGATGTATATTGGTATGAGGGTGGTATAAGGCCCAGAACACCTAAATATTTAGTCAAAACCGGCAAGAAAATTGGGGGCGACGGGGTAATGTTCATAGGAGAGAACGGAAGTATTATTTCCGGGTATGCCTATGAAGAGCCTTTGCTTTTTGACGCCAGGGGGAATCTTCAAAAAACACCGGAATTTAGTCTCCAAGGAGCCGACCTACGAGATGAAAATACTGAAATGATTGACGCCTTTTTAGGAAAAAAATCCTCCAGGGGTAGTATAGAATCTGTCCAGAATGTAGCTGAAACTATTTGCCTTGGCAATCTTGCCATTCGTATGGGCGATCGCCTGGAATGGGATATAGATAATATGAAAGTAACCAACAATGAGAAAGCTAATCAATATGTTTCCCGTAACTATAGACCGGGTTGGGAACTATAA